A region of the Massilia sp. erpn genome:
ACTCGATGACTGCGTCCTTCTCGGCGGTGAGCCACAAGCCCTTGGCTTCTTCTGGTGCGGCGGCGAATGCGGTGCCGGCGTAGATACACATCCAAATTGCAAGCAACTTTTTCATGTCTCCTCCAGTTTTGGTAGTTTTAACTATCGTATAGTTATGACTATCGTTTAGCAACAATTTTATTCATGGGATAATTCATCCCCATCACGTCTTCAACTTTTTCGACACATGGCTATCCGCAGCACCAAACGCAAACCCAGCCTGACAGCCAAAAAAATGCCCGCGCAGCAGCGCGGCACGGAAACTTACGAACTGATTTTGAAAGCGGCAGCCGAGCTGCTGGCCGATGTCGGCATCGAACGCCTGTCAACGAATATGGTGTGCGAGCGCGCCGGCCTGACGCCGCCGGCGCTGTACCGCTACTTCCCGAACAAGTACGCCTTGCTGTGCGAGTTGGGCAAGCGCCTGATGGACAAGCAGAACGAGCTGATTCCGCGCTGGATCACGGCGGAGGTGCTGGCCGGTCCTGTGCCGGGTATTGAGGAAGCGCTGGCGGGCCTGCTGCTCGAAACCTATGCGGTCACGGACGAGATGCCGGGCGGCGTCTGGATCTTGCGTGCCTTGCGCGCCGTGCCGACGGTGCAGAATGTCCGCCTCGATTCGCATGCGATGGTGGCGGAGGCGCAAGCGGGTTTGCTGGCCGAAGCCTTCCCAAACGTTCCACCGGAGGAGCTGATGCTGGCCGGGCGCGTGGCCATCGATATGATCTACGCTGGTGTGGAGCTACTGTTCGACGTTCCGCTCAACCCGCGCGAAGTGGCGAAGGTGTCGGCGGCCATGGTCGCCAGCTATCTGCCACGGCTGGCGGCTCGGCAGGCGCAATAATCGTGCGAAGAGTTTTATCCTTCATTTTCCTGGCTTTGCTGGCGTCGCCAAGTCTAGCGCAGGTCTTGCTTTCCTCCGCGACTGAGCAGGATCTGGATGGGAAAATTGAACCACCAGCGGGTGTGGTCAAGCTGATTATTCAAGACGAACAGGATGACGCTGCCCAGCTTGGAGAGTGTCTGCAGGAGAAGGGGCTGAAGAAGACCGCTATCGGCAAATTCTTTATGGCTAAGCCAGTCCAGCTTAACGATGATGGACTAACTGATTATTTCGTCCGACCCACATTGAAGCCCTATTGCTCCGCATTTTATGGTGCTCATCTGTTCAGGTATTGGTTTGTCACTTCGCATAGAAAAAATGGGAAGATTTTCTATAAGATCATACTTAAAAGTGGTGGCGATGAGGTTCGTATTTTGAGCAGCGTCAGCAGCGGCTACCGTGATTTGGAACTGATCGGACACAATGCTGTCAAGGAATACACCACCACTTGGAATTTCGATGGAAAGCAATACCAAAATACGCGTTGTAGCAAACGTACGTTCACGGCGGATGGTGGCGAAGTTTCCGCGTGTTGAACACGAGCTTTTCCCGCTGTTGGCTCTCGTGATTTAATGACTCCTGCTGAGCTGCGTAGGGAATATCCGAGGCTACTTGAGTAGATCCGCCAATGGCTTTGGCGCGTAGAGCGCGTTCTGGAATTCCGGAACATATTCGTACTTCAGCATCTTGCCCAGCTTCAGCGATTTCAGGTAGGCCGAAAAACTGCCGTCGCTCAGTTTCAGATCGACGGATTCCGCGTTCGTGCTGGAGGCGTAGCCAAGCTGCCGCGACAGGGCATAGCCATAGGTCAGTTGGCCTTCCTTGTCGAGGTTCGTAAAGCTGCTTTTTACGACCTCGGCTTTATGCGAAAGATCGCTTAGCTTTTTGCCCTCCAAAACAAAGTCCACCTTGCCGGTTTCGCTGTCGTTCACCACGAAGGACACGGTTTGGTCGCTTTCCTTGTATTCGATGCCGGTCAGCCATTTGGGCAGGTTGTAGCCCACCACACCTCGTACCCTCGCCAGCTCGGTATTCACTGGCAGTTTCAGCACATAGCCCCAGAAATCGCCGGAGGAGGATTGCCCCAGCAGGGTGAATGGGCCGAAACTGGATTTGCCCGGTTTGTTGGTGACGATGGAGAGCGAAATCTCGTTGTAGCTGTCGTTGTCGCAGTACTGGTAGCTGTAGGCGGTCAAGGCAACCACTCCGCGCCCCGGCCATACCTGCAGCGGCTGCACCTCTTTCAGGATTTTCTCCGGCATCAGCTCGCGCAAGCGGCCAACGTCGGCCGTGAACACGGCGGTGATCTTGCTGTTCTTGTAGTAGAAGTTGGGGGAGTAGGATTCAAAGCCAAGATCGGCCTTCTCTTTCTTCAGACCCTTGAACCAGCTGAGATCGACGTCGGGCGCTTCCGCCGCAATGACGGAGAGCGGTGGGTTGGAGCGGAAGCGGTCATATAAGCCGCCCGCGACGACGGGCACATCATGGCCGCCGAGATTGATCAGAACCTGCTTGCTTTCAGCTGCGTTGCCGGCCCAGGAAGGCGCCGCAAAAGCGTTGAAAACCAATCCCGATACCACCATCATCTTTTTGATATTCATGCTTTAACCTTTCTATCGATCGTTATGCCGCGAGGAGGGCAGTGCTCATCCTGCGGCGATAGTTCCTGTTCTGAATCCTGGTTTGCAGACGCTGTTCAAGCAGCGCCAAAACAGGCAGCACATTAGGATTGGTGCCTTTTCCCTTGCTGAGGCGGCGCAGCTGGTACTTCACCATCGCCATGTGGGCGGCAGACGCCATCATCTTGTTCTTCCAGGGGACGGCCCGCAGCAAGGCGGTTGCGGACCGATCCGAGCGCCATTCCCCAGGCAATTTAGGATTGAGCGCCAGCGCCGTGCCCATTCCGGCCATATCGATGCCGCTGCCCAAAACCTGCTCCGCGACCTGATAGCGCCGGATGCCGCCAGTGACCATGACCGGCATTTCGGCAACGGTGGCAATGTCCTTGGCGAATTCGAGAAAGTACGCTTCGCGCGCCAATGTCCGGCCATCGCGGGCTTGTCCATGCATTGCTGGCGCTTCGTAGCTGCCGCCGGACAGCTCGATCAGATCCAGCTTCAAAGGGTTGAGCATGGCGACGACTTTTTTCGCGTCGTCGGAGCTGAAGCCGCCGCGCTGGAAATCGGCCGAGTTGATCTTGACCGATACGGCAAAGTCCTTGCCCACGGCCTTCCGCACGTCTTTGATGATGTCGAGCAGGAAGCGGGCCCGGTTCTCGATGGAACCGCCCCAGCGATCGCTGCGCTTGTTGGTGAGCGGAGAGAGGAATTGGCTGATCAGGTAGCCATGCGCGGCATGAATCTGCACGCCGTTGAAGCCGGCCTGCTTTGCCAACTGCGCGGTTTTGACAAACCGGCGCTTGACGTCGGCAATGTCTTCCTCGGTCATTTGACGGGGCTTGGAAAACTGGCTGGACAGATTGCCCAGGTCCATTGCCACGGCGGAGGGTGCAATGGTTTCCTGGCCAAGCGCGGCCGGCATCTGGCGTCCCGGATGATTGATCTGCATCCAGACTTGCGCCCCTTGCGAGCGGGCCGCCTCGGACCATTGTTCAAAGCGCTCAGTAAATTGCTCTGTTTCGAGGACAACGCCACCCGGCCCGGTCATGGCCCGGCGGTCGATCATCACATTTCCGGTAATGATCAGGCCGACGCCACCTTCCGCCCACGACCGGTAGAGCCTGATCAGATGATCAGAAGGGGCTTGGTTCTCGTCGGCCATGTTCTCTTCCATGGCTGCTTTGGCAAGGCGGTTCCGAATGACGGTGCCATTGGGTAAGACCAGTTCACTAAAGGGATTCATTGCTATCTCCAGGGTTGCAATGGTCCCACGATAAGCTTAAAGTTCACTTCAAGGTCAAGCACTAAAAGCGAAGAAAATCGCTAGTTGACATTCAAGCTGACTTTAAGGTTATAGTTGATAGTAAGTCCGCGCCGAAGGGTTGCTGGGGAGGAAGCTCAATGAAAATCGGTGAATTAGCCACGCGTAGCGGTATAGCCGCATCGACCATTCGCTTCTACGAGTCCAAAGGCTTGTTGAAGGCCGTAAGCCGGCTCTCGAATGGCTACCGGGATTATCCGCTTGAGGCCGTAGCACTGCTGGCGATCATTAATGACGCGCAAAGGGTCGGCTTTTCACTTGAGGAAATCAAGCAAGTCCTGCCAGAAGACATCTCTTCATGGCGGCACGATGAATTGATCGCCGCGCTTCACAAGAAAATTGCCGACATCGAATCGCTGGAAGTCCGGCTGGCGCAAAACAAGGCGCATCTGCGCTCCTTGATTCAGCTTATCGACTCCAGGCCTGACGGTCTTGATTGCAAGGATAACGCGGTCAGAGTGATGGAAAGTATGGGTATTCCCAATGTTAAATAGGAAGAGAAAAAATCCGTGGTTTGGGCTTGGGAACCCAAATCCTGACAGCATTTGAGGACGAGGCGCTCGAACGCGGCTGTGGTTCAGCCGCGCTCTACACCATCAATTTGGGAGATAAGATCAGGGCCGCTTCAGTTGGCCGATGACGCTCGCTACCTTGGTGGTAATGATATCGACTGCCGGCCCATTTGCGCCGTGCGGCAGGATAACGTCAGCGTGACGCTTGGTTGGCTCAATAAATTGCTTGTGCATCGGACGCACCGTTTCCAGGTACTGGGAGACGATGCTTTCCAGCGAGCGGCCGCGTTCGGCAACATCCCTCTCCATGCGGCGGATGAAGCGCACGTCGGGGGCCGTGTCGACAAAGATCTTCAGCGACATCATTTTGCGCAAGTCCGCGTTATACAAGGTAAACAGCCCTTCGATCACGATGACCGGGGCTGGCTTGACGGGAATGGTCTTGTTGGAGCGGTTGCTGACTGTGAAGTCGTACACCGGCATCTCGATTGTTTGTCCATTGCGCAAGGCCTGGACATGCTGGATCAAGAGTGGCCAGTCGAAGGCCTGCGGATGGTCGTAATTCTGCTGGCGACGAACCTCAAGGGTGAGGTCGGTTTGATCGCAGTAGTAGTCGTCTTGCATCACGACCGAAACCATATCTGCGCCGAACGAAGCTAGTACTTGCTGGGAAACCGTGGACTTGCCGCTGCCGCTGCCGCCAGCGACACCAATGATAAACGGGGGAGGGGAAATCTCATTCATACCGCCATGATACCGGAGCCAAGCCCAAACTGACAGGGGAAGGGCAAGGCACAAGCACGTGTTCTGCCATGATGATGCGCCCGCCTGAGGATGCCCATGGACCGCGGAATCAACCGGTCAACGACCAGTTGTACTAGCTCAGACTTGATCTGACATAAACTGCCAGATGAGTTAGGGTTATGAGAGGTCGATACCGGCCAGAAGCGGCCGCTTCCTCTTGCGGTTAGAAAAATTTTTGCATACCGAGAGAGTTGTTGATTTATGAAGACAGTGTATTCCCTGTTGGAAGAGTTACGTTGTAACCCGGAGAGGGTTAAGGCAACACAGGCGCGCACGCTTGATAATCGAAATTTGCCAGGAGGTTTAAAAGGTACTTATGGCCTTTTTGGTTCGCCTGAGTGGTGGAGGAACATAGAGCTGAATGTAATTCCCGTAACTAGGTTAAGCGGTGTAGTCACCAAAATATACCATGAAGGTATGCGTAATGAAGGGAAGGGCTTTGAAATGGAAGTTTTCGATGGGTCGACCTTTCGTTATGGCTGCGTGGCGAATGAGTTTTGCAATATGAAATATTATAAGGTGGGAAAGAAAATTATATTTGAATATTCTACCGAACCTTTGAAAAATCCTATCGAAACCCCTAATGGCTATGAAATGAAAATGAACATCACATTAAAGGTGGAGCTGGAGGCATAGCTCGGTCATACCGCGCCGCACCATCTCGGTCGCGTATCGGCCAGTAGCTGCCCCCCCCACGAAGTCTCTAAGATATCCAACCATGAAAGCAGAACTAAAAAGCCTGGATCTAAGTAGCTCTACTGCATTTGAGGACTATCGGCCAGAAAATGTAGCCAACTTTGGAGTATATGTAACTGCAACAATTGGCCCATTCGGCGAGCCTTGCGGCGACCTTTTCCAGATATTGGTGTGCTCAAAGATCTGGTTTAATCATAGAAGCTCGAACGGCCTTCTATCAGATAGTCGTCGTTTGGAAATTGACGAGTCATATGATTACGGAGCAATATATCAAAAAATTAAGAATTTTGTGGCCAGCTGCGAAGGGGGGAGTTGGGATGAACTTGCCAGACAGTTGTCGACGAAGGCAATCTGGGAATTTGAAGATTACGGAATGTGAAATATGATGTTTTGACCAAAACGGCCCACAGTGGGCTGCATTGGAATTTTGTTCATGTCAGAATGCGTTTAAAAGTAAAAAATATCTGGAGTATCAATGATCGCATATGTCCCAGCTTTAATTTGGCTATCCTCTGACGTGGTTTGCCTGAATGTTGTCAAACGTCGCCATGTGAAGAAAACCACCCTTCGAACAATGTTGGTAGCTCTGCTCGGGCCAATTGCGATTCCTTGGGTGCTGACGACAACACCAGAGGAATTCCACCAAGCCTGATCCTTCATTTTCGGCCACAAGCGGACTAATTCATACTGTGATTATCAAATGGATGAAGAATGAAAATCGCTCTGAAAATTGTGACGTATTTAACGATAGCCTTGGCAACTGCGGCGTATGCAACTTCGCCATGCGAAGGTGATGCATGTATCGATGCCGCATCTGCGTCCTTTATTGCTCCGTATGACGTCTTTGAGGCCAAATGTTCGGCTGTTAAACCAGAAATGCATACGCGGTATTCAGCCGTAGTGGCTTACTTCATTCGTAATGAAAATATAGCTTTTTTAAAGAAATTGCGGGAATCAAGGGCTTATGCAGCGGTACGTGGTGAGTTCGAATTGAAGGTAGATACGATGAGTTCAAGCCAGCTTGCAAAGGCGTGCGAAGAATTTCTGAAAGAGCCTAGCACCAAAGAAAATCAACCGAATCAACAACACTAATGTATGTCCGTTATCGACTGTGAATTGAAGGTCCGAGATGGGGTGGCTGCTGCCGGTGACCGGACATCATGTATTAGTTTAAGTCTAGGCCAGTACAGCTTAGTCTGAGATGCCAAAGTCATGTAATCGAAGCCCGCTCAACAAGCGTCATCTCCGCTTCCGGTTGCGTATAGTGAATTAATCCGTATTTGGGAAATTTGAGCATTACCCCGTGCTTAAGATAATCCCAATCGCTTTTGGGATACTCGGGCAGGTATTCATCAGTATCGATTGAGCAGACGACTACGCCTTCGGCACCGTCGCTAAGCTTCACTCTATCGCCTAAGCGTACTTCCTGTTCGCCGGGGTAGCGCATTGTCGCACTCCTCAATGTGCAAACGGCTCAATAGGTATTGCTCAGGCGGGCAGAGCCGCAGAAGCCACCGCTCCAACTGCTTGCCAGAAGCATTGGCAATTTTTCGGATTTTGGTTGGCCTTATAGATATTGAGTGCGGCCCTGTGATTCCGCGAGGATGCTTGCCGGCCAACGGAGTGTCAATTGGACGGTAAGCGATGGTGCCCGCTTGCACGAGCTTTCCGCTTACCGTTTTGAGGGAGGGCAGGGTATGGCGCTCCGGCCTCAATACTCTCGGCGATCCGGCTTGATCTCTTGCAGGATGGTCGTGGCGATTTCCTCGATCGACTTGGTGGTCGAGGAGAGCCAGCGGATGCCTTCGCGCTTCATCATCATTTCCGCTTCGTTGACTTCGTAGCGGCAGTTTTCGATGGAGGCGTATTTGCTGCCGGCGCGGCGTTCGTTGCGGATTTCGCTCAGGCGCTCGGGCGTGATGCTCAGGCCGAAAATCTTGGATTTGTACTCGTACAGCGAGGAGGGCAGCTTGCCGCGCTCGAAATCGTCGGGGATCAGCGGGTAGTTGGCAGCCTTGATCCCGTACTGCATGGCCAGATACAGGCTGGTCGGGGTCTTGCCCGAGCGCGAGACGCCCACCAGGATCACGTCGGCCGAGGTCAGGTTCTTGTGCGACTGGCCATCGTCGTGCGCCAGCGAGAAGTTGATGGCCTCGATGCGGTTCTTGTATTCCTCGCTATCGACAATATTGTGGGAACGTCCGATGGTGTGGGTCGATTTCACGCCCAGCTCCTGTTCCAGCGGCGCTACAAAGGTCTGGATCAGGTCCATATGCATGCCGTTGCACTGGCGGATCACGTTCGACAGCTCGGTTTTGACCAGGGTCGAGAAGATGATCGGGCGCTGGCCGTCGGCCGCCGCCACTTCGTTGATCTTGCGCGCCGCCTCATAGGCCTTGTCCAGCGTGTCGATGAAGGGCAGGCGGATCTGGCGGAAGCGCAGGTCGAACTGGGTCAGGACGGAATGACCAAAAGTCTCGGCCGTAATGCCGGTACCATCGGAGACGAAAAACACGGTACGGGCCGACGCGGGCAGGACAGAACGTTGCTCAAAAGTCATTAGTGTGGTGTGAGTAAGTATTGTGAATCGTCAATTTGCGCCGCAGGCTGTAGAATGTCAGGCAACAGTAGGATTGTGCTGCACGACACCAAGAATAACAAGCAAGAATATGTCTGCATGCCTGCGCAAAGATTTCTATCATCAGTAAAGGTGTCATTATGACTAACGCAGCATTGAAGGACCAGGGAGGCGGGGCCGTGTACGTGGCCTCGTTCGAACACCTGCGCATGACGGATGTGGAATCCGTCGGCGGCAAAAACGCCTCGCTGGGCGAGATGATCAGCCAGCTGGCGGGCGCCGGTGTGCGCGTGCCGGGCGGCTTTGCCACCACGGCGCAAGCCTTCCGTGACTTCCTGACCCACAGCGAAGCGGGCGGCAAGCCGCTGGACCAGCGCATCGCCGAACGCCTGGAAGGTCTGAACATCGACGACGTGCGCGCCCTGGCGCAAGCCGGCGCCGAGATCCGTCAATGGATCGTGGACACCCCGTTCCAGCCACGCCTGGAAGCCGATATCCGCGCCTTCTACGACCGTCTGGTGGCCGATTCGTCGACCGAGGTATCCTTCGCCGTGCGCTCCTCCGCCACCGCGGAAGACCTGCCTGACGCGTCCTTCGCGGGCCAGCAGGAAACCTTCCTGAACGTGGTCGGCATCGACAATGTGCTGGACGCGATGAAGCACGTCTTCGCTTCGCTGTACAACGACCGCGCCATTTCCTACCGCGTGCACAAAGGCTTCACCCACGCTGAAGTGGCCTTGTCGGCCGGCGTGCAGCGCATGGTGCGCTCCGACGTCGGCGCGGCCGGCGTGATGTTCACCATCGATACCGAATCGGGCTTCAAGGACGTGGTCTTCATCACCTCCAGCTACGGCCTGGGCGAAACCGTGGTGCAGGGCGCCGTCAATCCGGACGAGTTCTACGTCCACAAGCCAATGCTGGAACAGGGCAAATCGCCTGTGATCCGCCGCAATATCGGCTCCAAGCTGATCAAGATGGAATTCACCAACGAAGCCAAGGCTGGCCGCTCGGTGAAAACCGTGGATGTGCCGATCGAACTGCGCAACCGCTACTCGCTGAACGACGCCGAGATCGTGGAACTGGCCAAGTACGCTGTCATCATCGAACGCCACTATGGCCGTCCGATGGACATCGAGTGGGGCAAGGATGGCCGTGACGGCAAGCTGTATATTCTGCAGGCCCGTCCCGAGACCGTGAAATCGCAGCAGAAAGCCACCGACGCACAGCAGCGCTTCAAGCTGAAATCGACCGGCACCGTGCTGACCTCGGGCCGCGCGATCGGGCAGAAGATCGGCGCCGGTCCTGTGCGCGTGATCCACGACCCGTCCGAAATGGAACGCGTGCAGCCGGGTGACGTGCTGGTGGCCGACATGACCGATCCGAACTGGGAACCGGTGATGAAGCGCGCTTCCGCCATCGTGACCAATCGTGGCGGCCGTACCTGCCACGCCGCGATCATCGCGCGTGAACTGGGCGTGCCTGCGGTGGTGGGCTGCGGCGACGCGACCGAATTGCTGAAAGACGGCACCTTCGTGACCGTGTCCTGCGCCGAAGGCGACGAGGGCAAGATCTACGACGGTCTGCTGGAAACCGAAGTGTCGGAAGTCTCGCGCGGCGAGCTGCCGGAACTGAAGACCAAGATCATGCTGAACGTGGGTAACCCGCAGCTGGCCTTCGACTTCCAGTCGGTGCCGAACGCCGGTGTGGGCCTGGCCCGCCTGGAGTTCATCATCAATAACAATATTGGTGTGCACCCGAAAGCGATCCTGGAATACCCGAACATCGACGCCGACCTGAAAAAGGCCGTGGAGTCGGTGGCGCGAGGCCACGCTTCGCCGAAAGCCTTCTACGTCGACAAGCTGGCCGAAGGCGTGGCGACCATCGCCGCCGCGTTCTGGCCGAAGAAAGTTATCGTGCGCCTGTCCGACTTCAAGTCGAACGAGTACAAGAAGCTGATCGGCGGTTCGCGCTACGAGCCGGACGAAGAGAACCCGATGCTGGGCTTCCGCGGCGCGGCGCGCTATCTGTCGGAAGACTTTGCCGAGTCCTTCGAGATGGAATGCCTGGCCATGAAGCGCGTACGTAACGACATGGGCCTGACCAACGTCGAACTGATGGTGCCTTTCGTGCGTACCCTGGGCCAGGCCGAGAAAGTGATCGCGCTGCTGGCCAAGAATGGCCTGAAACGCGGCGAGAACGGCCTGCGCGTCATCATGATGTGCGAAGTGCCGTCCAATGCCGTGCTGGCGGAACAGTTCCTGGAACACTTCGACGGCTTCTCCATCGGTTCCAACGACCTGACCCAGCTGACCCTGGGCCTGGACCGCGATTCCGGCATGGAGCTGCTGGCGGCCGACTTCGACGAGCGCGATCCTGCGGTGCAGGCGCTCTTGAGCCTCGCCATCCAGGCTTGCCGCAAGCATGGCAAATACATCGGCATCTGCGGCCAAGGCCCGTCCGACCATCCGGAACTGGCTGTGTGGCTGATGCAGCAAGGGATCGAGTCCATGTCGCTGAATCCGGACTCGGTAATCGACACCTGGCAGAAGCTCGCTGAGTTGCAATAAGAGATTGCCAGAATACAACGATTGCATATAATCTATCGTTGTCAAACCCTCGCTGCCGCAAAGGGCTAGCGAGGGTTTTTTCTTTTGGGAGGACGACATCATGGCTGACTGGATCATGTGGTTGATTGCCGCGGGCGCGGTACTGATCCTGGAACTGTTCACCGGCACTTTCTATCTGCTGATGGTAGCCATCGGCATGGGCGCGGGTTCCCTGGTGGCGCTGGCGCGCATCGACTTGCCGGGCCAGTTGCTGGTGGCCGCCTTGGTCGGCGTGGTCGCCACGCTGCTGCTGCGCCGCAGCCGCTTTGGCCGCAGTGCCAAGGTCGATGCGGCGGCCGATCCGAACGTGAATATGGATATCGGCCAGACCGTGCACGTGACGGCATGGCAGGACCACACGGCACGCGTCATGTACCGCGGCGCCTTGTGGGATGTGGAACTGGAAGCCGGCGCCGAGGCGGCGCCTGGTGTATTCCGGATTCATGAGGTACGAGGCAGCCGGCTGATCGTCGGCGTCTGATTAAGTTTTTACAAGGAGCGGTACATATGGAAATTACCTTTGGCAGCGTGACGCTGGTTCTCTTTATTTTGGCCCTGGTCTTCGTCTTCAAGACCATCAATGTGGTGCCGCAGCAGCATGCCTGGGTGGTGGAGCGCCTCGGCAAGTACCATTCGACGCTGGGTCCGGGCCTGAATATCGTGATTCCTTTCATCGACCGCATCGCCTACAAGCACGTGCTCAAAGAGATTCCGCTCGACGTGCCGCCGCAGGTCTGCATCACCAAGGACAATACCCAGCTGCAGGTGGACGGCATCCTGTACTTCCAGGTGACGGACGCCATGCGCGCCTCCTACGGTTCGTCCAATTACATCGCCGCGATCACCCAGCTGGCCCAGACCACGTTGCGTTCCGTGATCGGCCGCATGGAGCTGGATAAGACCTTCGAGGAGCGCGATCACATCAACACCACGGTGGTCAACGCCATCGACGAATCGGCCGCCAACTGGGGCGTGAAGGTGCTGCGCTACGAGATCAAGGATCTGACGCCGCCGACCGAAATCCTGCACGCGATGCAGGCCCAGATCACGGCAGAACGCGGCAAGCGCGCCCTGATCGCCGCATCCGAAGGCCGCAAACAGGAGCAGATCAATATCGCCAACGGCGAACGCGAAGCCAATATTGCCCGTTCCGAAGGCGAGAAGCAGGCTGCCATCAACCGCGCCCAGGGCGAGGCTGCCGCCATCGTGGCGATCGCCGATGCAACCGCCGGTGCGTTGCGCCAGGTGGGTGACGCGATCAAGGCGCCGGGTGGCGAGGAGGCGATGAACCTGAAAGTGGCCGAGCAGTATGTGGATGCTTTCGGCAAGCTGGCCAAGACCAACAACTCGCTGATCGTGCCGGCCAACCTGGGCGATATGAGCGGCTTGATCGCCACCGCCATGCAGGTAGTGAAGACGCAGAAGTAATCCTGTGCGCCGCCGCCGGGGCGGCGCTACAATGCGGCTTTAACGGGAGACAGCTATGGGAACTTGGGCCATCGGACCTTACGGCAATGACTGCGCGCAGGACTGGGTAGAGGATCTGCAGGAATCGAAAGACCTGTACTTCATCGAAGAGACGCTGAGCAATGTGCTCGCCAGCGAAGGTGCACAGGAACTGGAAGCGCCGTATGGGGAAGAGGGCATTGCCGCCGCCGAAACCCTGGCCCGCCTGGAAGGCAAGGGCGCTGCGGCCGACGAGGATACCGGCGAGGTCGATGAGTGGGTGACAGCTGTGCGCCCGAAATACAAGCACCGCGCCGACCTGGTGGAAAAGGCAGGCCGCGTGCTGGACCTGGTGCTGTCCGAAGCTTCCGAACTGCGCCAGTTGTGGGAAGAGGCTGAGGAATACGCCGATTGGCGCGCCTCGGTGGAAGGCATCAAGGCCCGTCTGGCTTCCTGATTCCGCAACGCGAGAGGATAGCCATGGCTGCATTCAATAGACAGCGCCCGCGCGGCGCGATGAAGGCATTCGCACTGGCAGCACTGGCGCTGGCCGCCGCCGGTCCTGCCGCCGCGCAAGCCACAGGTGCCGCCGATGCACCTATCCCGACCCAATCCAGCGCCGTGGCGGAGCAGGAAACCGGCCGCCGTCTGGCTGCGCTGCGC
Encoded here:
- the ppsA gene encoding phosphoenolpyruvate synthase, which translates into the protein MTNAALKDQGGGAVYVASFEHLRMTDVESVGGKNASLGEMISQLAGAGVRVPGGFATTAQAFRDFLTHSEAGGKPLDQRIAERLEGLNIDDVRALAQAGAEIRQWIVDTPFQPRLEADIRAFYDRLVADSSTEVSFAVRSSATAEDLPDASFAGQQETFLNVVGIDNVLDAMKHVFASLYNDRAISYRVHKGFTHAEVALSAGVQRMVRSDVGAAGVMFTIDTESGFKDVVFITSSYGLGETVVQGAVNPDEFYVHKPMLEQGKSPVIRRNIGSKLIKMEFTNEAKAGRSVKTVDVPIELRNRYSLNDAEIVELAKYAVIIERHYGRPMDIEWGKDGRDGKLYILQARPETVKSQQKATDAQQRFKLKSTGTVLTSGRAIGQKIGAGPVRVIHDPSEMERVQPGDVLVADMTDPNWEPVMKRASAIVTNRGGRTCHAAIIARELGVPAVVGCGDATELLKDGTFVTVSCAEGDEGKIYDGLLETEVSEVSRGELPELKTKIMLNVGNPQLAFDFQSVPNAGVGLARLEFIINNNIGVHPKAILEYPNIDADLKKAVESVARGHASPKAFYVDKLAEGVATIAAAFWPKKVIVRLSDFKSNEYKKLIGGSRYEPDEENPMLGFRGAARYLSEDFAESFEMECLAMKRVRNDMGLTNVELMVPFVRTLGQAEKVIALLAKNGLKRGENGLRVIMMCEVPSNAVLAEQFLEHFDGFSIGSNDLTQLTLGLDRDSGMELLAADFDERDPAVQALLSLAIQACRKHGKYIGICGQGPSDHPELAVWLMQQGIESMSLNPDSVIDTWQKLAELQ
- a CDS encoding NfeD family protein: MADWIMWLIAAGAVLILELFTGTFYLLMVAIGMGAGSLVALARIDLPGQLLVAALVGVVATLLLRRSRFGRSAKVDAAADPNVNMDIGQTVHVTAWQDHTARVMYRGALWDVELEAGAEAAPGVFRIHEVRGSRLIVGV
- a CDS encoding SPFH domain-containing protein; translated protein: MEITFGSVTLVLFILALVFVFKTINVVPQQHAWVVERLGKYHSTLGPGLNIVIPFIDRIAYKHVLKEIPLDVPPQVCITKDNTQLQVDGILYFQVTDAMRASYGSSNYIAAITQLAQTTLRSVIGRMELDKTFEERDHINTTVVNAIDESAANWGVKVLRYEIKDLTPPTEILHAMQAQITAERGKRALIAASEGRKQEQINIANGEREANIARSEGEKQAAINRAQGEAAAIVAIADATAGALRQVGDAIKAPGGEEAMNLKVAEQYVDAFGKLAKTNNSLIVPANLGDMSGLIATAMQVVKTQK
- a CDS encoding DUF4259 domain-containing protein is translated as MGTWAIGPYGNDCAQDWVEDLQESKDLYFIEETLSNVLASEGAQELEAPYGEEGIAAAETLARLEGKGAAADEDTGEVDEWVTAVRPKYKHRADLVEKAGRVLDLVLSEASELRQLWEEAEEYADWRASVEGIKARLAS